The following coding sequences lie in one Salmo salar chromosome ssa13, Ssal_v3.1, whole genome shotgun sequence genomic window:
- the itga5 gene encoding integrin alpha-5, which translates to MGSRRYRSETPGEVNYPFCCIGVCLIIILQLCAAFNLDVENPTVYSGPNGSYFGYSVEFYLTNSSSVSVLIGAPKANTSQRNITEGGSVYYCPWSLGQSECHNIEFDNQGDRTVTLNNTDYQAEVKSHQWFGATVRSHGDTILACAPLYSWRTKEDMPQSDITGTCYLSVKNFTKFVEYAPCRTEFINEGGQGYCQGGFSADFTKDGKVVLGGPGSFFWQGQVISAAKEEIIKAYYPGYFMQSVEGQIQTRQAQLKYDDSYRGYSVAVGEFSGDEVEDFVAGVPKGVMLFGLVSVLNGTDLKSMLDYTGEQMGSYFGYAVATADINNDGMADLLVGAPMYMTRGSDSRLEEVGRMYVYLQRGPLDLEPTLNLTGTQVFGRFGSTIAALGDLNQDGYNDVAISCPFGGDDQQGLVLIYNGFAGGLRDTPSQVIAGQWASGTVPASFGFALRGAKDLDMNGYPDLIVGAFGVDKTVLYRSRPIVNTSASLTVYPTMINPEEKSCSVNNGNTTIPVSCVNLSFCLSANGKYLPDNLDFQVEVQLDRLKHKQKGGVKRALFVDSQQTVLTRSVRVRNRERVCHDTKIYLRDDKEFRDKLSSIYISLNFSLDPQAAFDSHGLRPILNYQSTELIEQKAQILLDCGEDNICVPDLKLAVHGDRKEAYLGDDNSLTLTFNARNEGEGGAYEAELYVVLPPEADYSGIARNNESLTQLTCSYETENQTRYLSCDLGNPMKSGTSLWAGLRFTVPRLRDTRKTVQFELQIRSKNENNSHSEVVPYKLEVVVQANVILQGVSRPDKVFFPPPNWKVSKSPQVEQDIGPAVQHVYELVNKGPSGISHTVLQLSCPLSVQGQGLLYPLEISTEGPLNCTTNHSINYMQLKLQQSSTEQPPLLVPGQDHHIERRDVHRDQLAEHTNLSCSNVECWTLQCDVGLLEKGTSAILKVRSRIWAETFIERAYKGYVLECLARFSVIKMPYAILPKELPSGSKKVVTPVVWNKPDSQYSVPMWIIILAILAGLLLLALVIYVLYKLGFFKRSLPYGTAMEKAQLKPHATSEA; encoded by the exons tgtcagtgtgttgatCGGTGCTCCCAAGGCCAATACCAGCCAGCGCAACATCACAGAGGGCGGGTCCGTGTACTACTGCCCATGGAGTCTCGGCCAATCAGAGTGCCACAACATTGAGTTTGACAATCAAG GGGACCGAACAGTCACACTCAACAACACAGACTACCAGGCTGAAGTCAAGTCCCACCAGTGGTTCGGCGCCACCGTCCGTTCCCATGGCGACACCATTCTG GCCTGCGCCCCTCTGTACTCCTGGAGAACCAAAGAAGACATGCCCCAGTCAGATATCACAGGAACCTGCTACCTCTCTGTCAAGAACTTCACTAAGTTTGTGGAATATGCTCCCTGTCGCACAG AATTCATTAACGAGGGCGGCCAGGGCTACTGTCAGGGGGGATTCAGTGCTGATTTCACCAAG gatgGGAAAGTGGTGCTTGGAGGACCAGGCAGCTTCTTCTGGCAAG GTCAGGTGATCTCAGCAGCCAAAGAGGAGATCATCAAGGCTTACTACCCAGGGTACTTCATGCAGTCTGTAGAGGGACAGATCCAGACCAGACAGGCTCAGCTCAAATATGACGACAGCTACCGCG GTTACTCTGTTGCGGTCGGGGAATTCAGTGGAGATGAGGTGGAAG ATTTTGTGGCTGGGGTCCCAAAAGGAGTCATGCTATTTGGTTTG GTGTCTGTTTTAAATGGCACTGATCTGAAGTCCATGCTCGACTACACCGGTGAACAG ATGGGCTCCTATTTTGGGTATGCTGTGGCCACAGCTGACATCAATAACGACGG CATGGCTGACCTGTTGGTGGGAGCTCCCATGTATATGACCCGGGGGTCAGACAGTCGCCTGGAGGAGGTGGGCCGTATGTACGTCTATCTGCAACGTGGTCCCCTGGACCTGGAGCCAACCCTCAACCTGACCGGAACCCAGGTGTTTGGGAGGTTTGGTAGCACCATCGCCGCTCTGGGAGATCTCAACCAGGACGGATACAatg ACGTGGCCATCAGCTGTCCATTCGGTGGAGATGACCAACAGGGATTGGTTCTCATCTACAATGGATTTGCTGGTGGGCTCAGGGACACGCCCTCTCAGGTCATAGCTGGCCAATGGGCTTCAGGCACTGTGCCCGCAAGTTTTGGATTTGCCCTCCGAGGGGCTAAAGACCTGGACATGAATGGTTACCCAG ATCTTATTGTTGGTGCTTTTGGAGTTGACAAGACAGTTCTGTACAG ATCCCGGCCCATCGTCAACACCAGTGCCTCCCTGACTGTCTACCCCACCATGATCAACCCTGAGGAGAAGAGTTGTTCAGTCAACAACGGCAACACCACTATCCCTGTCTCCTG TGTCAACCTGAGTTTCTGCCTCTCTGCCAATGGGAAGTACCTCCCAGACAACCTAG actTCCAGGTAGAGGTGCAGTTGGACCGTCTGAAACACAAGCAGAAGGGAGGGGTGAAGAGGGCTCTGTTTGTAGACTCCCAGCAGACAGTGCTCACGAGGAGTGTGAGGGTGCGGAACAGAGAGCGCGTGTGTCACGACACCAAGATCTATCTGAGG GATGATAAGGAGTTCAGAGATAAGCTCTCCTCCATCTACATCTCCCTCAACTTCAGTCTGGATCCTCAGGCAGCGTTCGACTCCCACGGCCTCAGACCCATCCTCAACTACCAGTCCACCGAGCTCATCGAGCAGAAG GCCCAGATTCTGCTGGACTgtggagaagacaacatttgtgTTCCCGACTTAAAGCTGGCGGTGCACGG GGACCGGAAGGAAGCGTACCTAGGTGACGACAACTCACTGACCTTGACTTTCAACGCTCGGAACGAGGGTGAAGGAGGGGCCTACGAGGCTGAGCTGTACGTGGTGCTGCCTCCTGAAGCAGACTACAGTGGTATAGCTCGCAATAACGAG agccTGACCCAGCTAACCTGTAGCTacgagacagagaaccagacccGCTACCTAAGCTGTGACCTGGGCAACCCTATGAAGTCTGGCACCAGC CTGTGGGCAGGCCTGCGCTTCACTGTGCCACGACTGAGGGATACACGCAAGACGGTTCAGTTTGAACTGCAGATCCGCAG TAAAAATGAGAATAATTCCCACAGCGAGGTGGTTCCCTACAAGTTGGAGGTGGTTGTCCAGGCCAATGTTATTTTACAAGG AGTCTCCCGGCCAGACAAGGTCTTCTTCCCTCCCCCCAACTGGAAGGTGTCCAAGAGCCCCCAGGTGGAGCAGGACATCGGGCCTGCAGTCCAACACGTCTATGAG ctggtgaACAAAGGCCCCAGTGGTATTAGCCACACAGTGCTTCAGCTCAGTTGTCCTCTCAGTGTTCAGGGACagggtctcctctaccctctggAGATCTCTACTGAGGGCCCCCTCAACTGCACCACCAACCACTCCATCAACTACATGCAGCTCAAG CTCCAGCAGTCGTCCACAGAGCAGCCTCCCCTACTTGTGCCCGGCCAGGATCACCACATCGAGAGGAGAGACGTCCACAGAGACCAGTTGGCTGAGCACACTAACCTG tcctGCTCTAATGTAGAATGCTGGACGCTGCAGTGTGACGTGGGTCTTCTGGAGAAAGGGACCAGCGCCATCCTCAAAGTGCGCTCACGCATCTGGGCTGAGACCTTCATCGAG AGGGCATACAAAGGGTATGTGCTTGAGTGCCTGGCAAGATTCAGTGTGATCAAGATGCCCTATGCCATCTTACCCAAGGAGCTACCAAGTGGATCTAAAAAG GTGGTGACCCCGGTGGTGTGGAACAAGCCGGACAGCCAGTACTCTGTGCCAATGTGGATCATCATCTTGGCCATACTAGCTGGACTTCTGCTGCTGGCACTGGTGATTTACGTCCTGTACAAA CTTGGCTTCTTCAAGAGGTCGCTACCCTACGGCACGGCTATGGAGAAGGCCCAACTCAAGCCCCATGCTACGTCTGAGGCCTAA